A single genomic interval of Nitrospirota bacterium harbors:
- the rpoB gene encoding DNA-directed RNA polymerase subunit beta, translating to MARLLRKRLNFGKVPHFLEIPDLIEIQKRSYEKFIQKDVPPDQREEIGLQAAFLSVFPIVDYNETASIDFLGYTVGEPKFGIRDCIHKGITYAVPLKIKVKLNLWEFENKEGKKLKESREEDVYIGEMPIMTDTGTFIVNGTERVVVSQLHRSPGVFFSHDKGKTHTSGRLLYSARVIPSRGSWLDFEFDTKDILYVRIDRRRKLPATIVMKALGYSNEDLLKIFYPVELITIDGNKFTREVSDVLIGLRSSINITTPDKKELIVREGSKITRGAIRKMEATGIKTVPITKEEIIGRITLNDIIDPSTGEVILEGNEVITEEALNKILSLKIKSLNLLFIDGVHYLPSLRDTLLTDKVNTQEEALIEIYKKLRPGEPPTINAAKDLFNGLFFDPKRYDLSPVGRLKLNKRLNLNVPLDKRVLTDNDIVEIVKYLFNLRTGKGEVDDIDHLGNRRVRRVGELLENQFRIGLVRMERTIKEKMTLTDLETSMPHDLINAKPVMAAVKEFFGSSQLSQFMDQTNPLSEITHKRRLSALGPGGLTRERAGFEVRDVHPTHYGRICPIETPEGPNIGLITSLATYARVNDFGFIEVPYRKVINGRVTRQVEYLSAIDGEKYVIAEATSPINEKGYLIGETVSARVGGDFKMVSASEIEYMDVSPKQIVGVSASLIPFLENDDANRALMGSNMQRQAVPLLQPEAPIVGTGMESVAARDSGALVIAKRGGIVESVDASRIVVRVSEDSGGVDIYNLVKFQRSNQATCINQKVIVNVGDEVKPGDILADGSCTDLGELALGKDVLVAFMPWGGYNFEDAILISERLVKEDTFTSLHIEEFSVESRETKLGPEDITRDIPNVGEEALKDLDESGIIRIGAEVKPGDILVGKVTPKGETQLTPEEKLLRAIFGEKAEEVKESCLYVPPGIEGTVVDVRIFSRKGLDKDERAKSIEEEDINKLHRDREEEIRIVKEEKFRKLRSMLVGQTVAEDLKEPRSKEVLCPKGKKLTEKHIERIKDEHLSRIKLEENSIREKIDSLNHEVNQYIRYLESRYDEMINRLKRGDELPPGVNKVVKVYIAMKRKIQIGDKMAGRHGNKGVVAMVLPEEDMPYLPDGTPVDIVLNPLGVPSRMNVGQVLETHLGWAARTLGYYVATPVFEGAKENEIKDLLKKAKLPTTGQITLYDGRTGQPFDKPVTVGSMYMMKLHHLVDDKIHARSIGPYSLVTQQPLGGKAQFGGQRLGEMEVWALEAYGSAYSLQEFLTVKSDDVTGRAHMYEAIVKGDATLEPGVPESFHVLIKELQSLGLDVELLEKKSKGE from the coding sequence ATGGCAAGGCTTTTAAGAAAAAGATTAAATTTCGGAAAAGTCCCACATTTTCTCGAAATACCAGATCTCATTGAAATACAAAAGAGATCTTATGAAAAGTTTATACAGAAAGACGTCCCTCCTGACCAGAGAGAAGAAATAGGATTGCAGGCAGCTTTTTTAAGCGTGTTCCCGATTGTAGACTATAACGAAACAGCTTCTATAGATTTTTTAGGATATACGGTTGGAGAGCCCAAGTTCGGAATTCGAGATTGTATTCATAAAGGTATTACTTATGCAGTTCCACTTAAAATTAAGGTTAAACTCAATTTATGGGAATTCGAGAACAAGGAGGGAAAAAAATTAAAAGAATCTCGTGAAGAAGATGTTTATATAGGCGAAATGCCGATTATGACTGACACTGGTACTTTCATTGTTAATGGGACTGAACGTGTTGTTGTCAGTCAGCTTCACCGTTCCCCCGGAGTTTTTTTCAGTCATGATAAAGGTAAAACTCACACTAGTGGAAGGCTTCTCTATTCTGCCCGTGTTATACCATCACGAGGTTCATGGTTAGATTTTGAGTTTGATACAAAAGATATCCTATATGTGAGGATAGACAGAAGACGAAAATTACCTGCCACAATTGTCATGAAAGCATTAGGATATTCGAATGAAGATCTGCTAAAGATTTTTTATCCTGTAGAATTGATTACTATTGATGGCAATAAATTTACACGGGAAGTCAGCGATGTTCTTATAGGACTTAGATCATCTATAAATATTACTACGCCTGATAAGAAAGAATTAATTGTTAGGGAAGGTAGTAAAATTACAAGAGGCGCAATCAGGAAGATGGAGGCGACAGGAATCAAAACGGTTCCCATTACAAAGGAAGAAATAATTGGCAGGATAACACTTAATGATATTATTGATCCATCCACAGGGGAAGTAATTCTTGAAGGAAATGAAGTTATAACAGAAGAAGCCTTAAATAAGATTCTCAGTCTTAAGATTAAATCGCTGAATCTGTTATTTATTGATGGTGTGCATTATCTTCCATCTCTGAGAGATACATTATTAACAGACAAGGTGAATACTCAGGAGGAGGCTTTAATAGAAATATATAAGAAGCTGAGACCTGGGGAACCCCCTACAATTAATGCTGCTAAAGATCTTTTCAACGGTCTATTTTTTGACCCAAAACGTTATGATCTTTCTCCTGTAGGGCGATTAAAGCTTAATAAACGTCTTAATCTAAATGTTCCTCTGGATAAAAGGGTACTCACCGACAATGATATAGTGGAAATCGTTAAGTATCTTTTTAACCTCAGGACAGGTAAGGGAGAAGTAGATGATATCGACCATTTAGGGAACCGCAGGGTTAGAAGAGTTGGTGAACTTCTTGAAAATCAATTCAGGATTGGGCTTGTGCGAATGGAAAGAACAATCAAGGAAAAGATGACCCTGACAGATCTTGAAACATCAATGCCTCATGACCTTATCAATGCAAAACCTGTTATGGCTGCTGTTAAAGAGTTTTTTGGTTCAAGCCAGCTAAGTCAGTTTATGGATCAGACTAACCCATTATCTGAAATCACTCATAAAAGAAGACTCTCAGCACTTGGTCCTGGAGGTCTGACACGTGAAAGAGCAGGTTTCGAAGTGAGGGATGTTCATCCTACTCACTATGGAAGAATATGTCCAATTGAAACACCTGAAGGCCCTAATATCGGATTGATAACTTCTCTTGCAACATATGCAAGAGTAAACGATTTCGGTTTTATTGAAGTTCCATATAGAAAAGTTATCAATGGGAGAGTTACAAGACAGGTTGAATATCTTTCTGCAATAGACGGAGAGAAATATGTAATTGCAGAGGCAACTTCACCTATTAATGAGAAAGGATATCTTATTGGCGAAACAGTATCTGCCAGAGTTGGCGGGGATTTCAAAATGGTATCAGCTTCAGAAATTGAGTATATGGATGTTTCTCCTAAACAGATAGTCGGCGTATCTGCTTCACTTATACCTTTTCTTGAGAATGACGATGCAAACAGAGCATTAATGGGGTCAAATATGCAGAGGCAAGCGGTCCCTCTTTTACAACCAGAAGCTCCGATTGTTGGAACAGGGATGGAGAGTGTGGCAGCGAGAGACTCAGGTGCACTGGTTATCGCAAAGAGAGGAGGGATTGTTGAAAGTGTTGATGCTTCAAGGATAGTTGTAAGGGTGTCAGAGGATTCAGGTGGAGTAGATATCTATAATTTAGTCAAATTCCAGCGGTCTAACCAGGCTACCTGTATTAACCAGAAAGTAATAGTTAATGTAGGGGATGAAGTAAAGCCGGGTGATATACTGGCTGATGGTTCCTGTACGGATTTGGGAGAACTGGCTTTAGGCAAAGATGTATTAGTTGCATTTATGCCCTGGGGTGGTTATAACTTTGAGGATGCCATCCTGATTAGTGAGAGGCTTGTTAAAGAGGATACCTTTACATCTTTACATATAGAAGAATTCAGTGTTGAGAGCAGAGAGACAAAACTTGGACCTGAAGATATAACTCGTGATATACCGAATGTTGGGGAAGAAGCTTTAAAGGATCTCGATGAAAGTGGAATAATAAGAATTGGCGCAGAAGTAAAACCCGGCGACATTCTTGTCGGAAAAGTAACCCCTAAGGGAGAGACTCAACTAACCCCGGAAGAAAAATTATTAAGAGCTATTTTCGGAGAAAAGGCTGAAGAAGTTAAAGAAAGCTGTCTCTATGTGCCTCCTGGAATTGAAGGAACTGTTGTTGATGTGAGAATTTTTTCAAGAAAAGGTTTGGATAAGGATGAGAGAGCAAAAAGTATAGAAGAAGAAGATATAAATAAATTACATCGTGACCGTGAAGAAGAGATAAGAATAGTCAAAGAAGAGAAATTCAGAAAACTCAGGAGTATGCTTGTAGGGCAGACAGTGGCTGAAGATTTAAAGGAACCAAGATCAAAAGAAGTCCTCTGCCCTAAAGGGAAAAAACTTACTGAAAAGCATATTGAACGTATTAAAGATGAACATCTTTCTCGAATTAAATTAGAAGAAAACAGCATTCGTGAAAAAATAGATTCTTTAAACCATGAAGTAAATCAGTACATTCGCTATCTTGAATCTCGATATGATGAAATGATCAATAGATTGAAGAGAGGGGATGAATTACCCCCAGGCGTAAACAAGGTTGTAAAAGTGTATATTGCAATGAAACGAAAAATACAGATAGGCGATAAAATGGCAGGCCGTCACGGTAATAAAGGGGTAGTGGCAATGGTTTTACCAGAGGAAGATATGCCTTATTTACCCGATGGTACACCTGTTGATATTGTTCTTAATCCACTCGGAGTTCCATCAAGAATGAATGTTGGACAAGTGCTTGAGACACACTTAGGTTGGGCTGCCAGAACTCTTGGTTATTATGTAGCAACGCCAGTATTCGAAGGAGCAAAGGAAAACGAAATTAAAGATTTACTAAAAAAGGCAAAGTTGCCTACTACAGGTCAGATAACTTTATATGATGGGAGAACAGGTCAGCCATTTGACAAGCCTGTTACAGTAGGAAGTATGTATATGATGAAACTCCATCATCTAGTTGATGATAAAATACATGCGCGTTCCATCGGACCTTATTCTCTTGTTACGCAACAGCCTCTCGGTGGTAAAGCCCAGTTCGGAGGTCAGAGGCTGGGAGAAATGGAGGTATGGGCGCTTGAGGCATATGGTTCTGCCTATTCTTTGCAGGAGTTTCTTACTGTAAAGAGTGATGATGTTACAGGAAGAGCGCATATGTATGAAGCAATTGTGAAAGGTGATGCTACACTGGAACCCGGCGTACCAGAATCTTTCCATGTATTAATAAAAGAACTCCAGAGTCTCGGACTTGATGTCGAGCTTCTGGAAAAAAAGAGTAAGGGGGAGTAG
- the rplL gene encoding 50S ribosomal protein L7/L12: MTKEQVFDFIDNMTILEMSKFIKEFEERYGVTAAAPVAVAAVPGATGGTGTVAPEAEEKTSFDVILAAPGEKKIQVIKVVRELTSLGLKEAKDLVDGAPKPVKTGVSKEEAEQIKAKLQEQGATVEIK; encoded by the coding sequence ATAACAAAAGAACAGGTTTTTGATTTTATTGATAATATGACAATACTTGAGATGTCGAAGTTTATAAAAGAGTTTGAAGAGAGATATGGTGTAACTGCCGCAGCACCTGTTGCTGTAGCAGCGGTTCCAGGAGCCACAGGTGGCACTGGTACAGTAGCACCTGAAGCTGAGGAAAAAACGAGTTTTGATGTAATACTTGCTGCTCCTGGGGAGAAAAAGATCCAGGTTATAAAAGTCGTTAGAGAACTCACTTCTCTCGGGCTTAAAGAAGCGAAGGACCTTGTTGATGGTGCACCAAAACCTGTAAAAACAGGTGTTTCAAAAGAGGAAGCAGAACAGATAAAGGCAAAACTTCAAGAACAGGGTGCTACAGTAGAGATTAAATAA